In the Dioscorea cayenensis subsp. rotundata cultivar TDr96_F1 chromosome 12, TDr96_F1_v2_PseudoChromosome.rev07_lg8_w22 25.fasta, whole genome shotgun sequence genome, one interval contains:
- the LOC120274153 gene encoding two-component response regulator ORR9-like: MSVATEAQYHVLAVDDSLIDRKLIERLLKTSSYQVTTVESGNKALEFLGLHDEPRESPSVSPNNEIEVNLIITDYCMPGMTGYDLLKRVKESSSLKDIPVVIMSSENVPSRINRCLEEGAEEFFLKPVQLSDMKRLRPHILKGKMKEPQQQQQQQQKQPEQQELEQQQQQQQQQEQQHQTSSSNKRKAIDEGVSQERTRPRFSNGNSLTVI; this comes from the exons ATGAGTGTTGCAACGGAGGCACAGTACCATGTTCTAGCTGTGGATGACAGCTTAATTGACAGGAAACTCATTGAGAGACTGCTTAAGACATCATCTTACCAAG TGACTACTGTGGAGTCTGGAAATAAGGCTTTGGAGTTCTTGGGTTTGCATGATGAACCAAGGGAAAGTCCTTCTGTTTCTCCTAATAAT gAAATTGAAGTGAATTTGATAATCACTGATTATTGTATGCCTGGGATGACTGGATATGATTTGCTCAAGAGAGTCAAG GAATCATCTTCTCTGAAAGATATCCCAGTTGTTATCATGTCTTCTGAGAATGTGCCTTCCAGGATCAACAG ATGCTTAGAGGAAGGTGCAGAAGAGTTCTTTCTCAAACCAGTCCAGTTATCTGACATGAAAAGGCTTAGACCTCATATCCTCAAAGGGAAAATGAAAGAAccacagcagcagcagcaacaacaacaaaaacaaccagAACAACAAGAActtgaacaacaacaacaacaacaacagcaacaagaacaacaacatcaaaCTTCAAGCAGCAACAAAAGAAAAGCCATTGATGAAGGGGTATCTCAAGAAAGAACAAGGCCTAGATTCTCTAATGGCAATAGTTTGACTGTGATttga